Proteins from a genomic interval of Deltaproteobacteria bacterium:
- a CDS encoding HEPN domain-containing protein: MMDVVAKYVEGCRDDLDAARTLLDAGKAFWVAFLCHQALFKLLRGYFLQTQNRYPPNEPLLPALARASGLDASLTEVDLEFLHELSFYPQVVSQSVYRQKIAERARDATSVLQKASDLAESIRARIP, translated from the coding sequence ATGATGGATGTGGTCGCCAAGTACGTCGAAGGCTGCCGCGACGACCTCGACGCCGCGCGCACGCTGTTGGACGCCGGGAAGGCCTTCTGGGTAGCCTTTCTCTGTCATCAGGCTCTTTTCAAATTGCTACGCGGATATTTCCTCCAAACGCAAAACCGCTATCCACCGAACGAGCCCCTCCTGCCTGCGCTGGCGCGGGCGAGCGGCCTCGACGCATCGCTGACCGAAGTCGATCTCGAGTTTCTTCACGAGTTGTCGTTTTACCCGCAGGTCGTTTCGCAAAGCGTCTATCGTCAGAAGATCGCCGAACGGGCGAGGGATGCGACATCGGTCCTGCAAAAGGCGTCCGATCTGGCGGAATCGATTCGAGCCCGCATCCCCTAG
- a CDS encoding inositol monophosphatase, which translates to MTGDASADLAHWASVARDVAFEAGELLLGFQGRAAIDRKGEYDLVTAADLAAEALCRERLVAAFPGSGYVGEEGARHDLDAAWRWVVDPLDGTNNYANGIPMFCVSIALVRGSQTQVGVVHAPRLGETFVAIRGGGATCNGDPIRVSAKTRLADAIVGTGFPYDKKTNPQNNLDHFATIVPHVRGVRRMGSAAIDLCWVAIGRLDGFWELRLNAWDVAAGALVVTEAGGLITDFAGGPIGDPPRHVVAGNVSIHGELRRLLDLNPAWKDDPTP; encoded by the coding sequence GTGACGGGCGACGCATCGGCGGACCTCGCGCATTGGGCGAGTGTCGCGCGCGACGTCGCGTTCGAAGCGGGCGAATTGCTGCTCGGTTTTCAGGGCCGCGCGGCGATCGATCGAAAAGGCGAGTACGATCTCGTCACAGCGGCGGATCTCGCCGCCGAGGCGCTTTGTCGGGAGCGGCTGGTCGCCGCGTTTCCCGGCAGCGGATACGTGGGGGAGGAGGGCGCCAGGCACGATCTCGACGCCGCGTGGCGATGGGTCGTCGATCCCCTCGACGGCACGAACAACTACGCCAACGGCATCCCGATGTTCTGCGTTTCGATCGCGCTCGTGCGCGGAAGCCAGACACAAGTCGGCGTGGTTCACGCACCCCGTCTCGGCGAAACGTTCGTCGCGATTCGCGGCGGCGGCGCAACCTGCAACGGCGATCCGATCCGGGTGAGTGCGAAAACGCGCCTTGCGGATGCGATCGTCGGCACGGGTTTTCCCTACGACAAGAAAACGAATCCGCAAAACAACCTCGACCACTTCGCGACGATCGTGCCGCACGTACGCGGCGTTCGTCGGATGGGCAGCGCGGCGATCGACCTGTGCTGGGTTGCGATTGGGCGGCTCGACGGATTCTGGGAATTGCGACTCAACGCGTGGGACGTCGCCGCCGGGGCGCTCGTGGTCACGGAGGCGGGTGGGCTCATCACCGACTTCGCGGGCGGACCGATCGGCGACCCGCCGCGCCACGTGGTCGCGGGGAACGTTTCGATCCACGGCGAGCTGCGCCGGTTGCTCGATCTGAACCCCGCTTGGAAGGATGACCCCACTCCATGA